Proteins found in one Eretmochelys imbricata isolate rEreImb1 chromosome 9, rEreImb1.hap1, whole genome shotgun sequence genomic segment:
- the PPP1R2 gene encoding protein phosphatase inhibitor 2, protein MAAPAPSTSGAAGRGPIKGILKKRGSGGSGLRSSAQPPAAPPPPRRPSPAPGPFEDEQGKKSQKWDEMNILATYHPAGKDYGLMKIDEPSTPYHSMVGEDDEDAVSDSELNEPVTADVLAKKLVAAEGKGPKILAQEEECREEEEEDEDEELTPEEREKKKQFEMKRKMHYNEGRNIKLARQLIAKELHGEEEDEEEEDDDDEDQEMPDAGDVENMSTETIEPAHATSDQLENRVDSIEEICPEL, encoded by the exons ATGGCGGCCCCGGCCCCCTCCACGTCGGGCGCGGCGGGGCGCGGGCCCATCAAAGGCATCCTGAAGAAGCGGGGCTCAGGCGGCAGCGGCCTTCGCAGCAGCGCGCAGCCTCCGGCGGCGCCGCCGCCCCCACGCCGCCCCAGCCCCGCGCCCGGGCCCTTCGAGGACGAGCAGGG TAAAAAGTCCCAAAAGTGGGATGAAATGAACATCCTAGCTACGTACCATCCAGCAGGCAAGGACTATGGTTTAATGAAAATAGATGAACCAAGCACTCCCTACCATAG TATGGTTGGAGAGGACGATGAAGATGCAGTGAGTGATTCAGAATTGAATGAACCTGTAACAGCAGATGTGTTAGCTAAAAA GTTAGTGGCAGCTGAAGGTAAAGGACCCAAGATTCTAGCTCAAGAAGAAGagtgcagggaagaggaggaggaggatgaggatgaaGAGTTAACGCCTGAAGAACGAG aaaaaaagaaacagtttgAAATGAAGAGAAAAATGCATTACAACGAAGGACGAAATATCAAATTGGCTAGGCAGCTAATTGCAAAAGAACTACAtggtgaggaggaggatgaggaggaggaggatgatgatgatgaagatcaAGAAATGCCTGATGCTGGAGATGTAGAAAACATGAGTACAGAAACCATTGAACCTG CGCATGCTACTAGTGACCAGCTGGAGAATAGAGTGGACAGCATAGAAGAGATCTGCCCAGAACTGTAA